A region from the Dermacentor andersoni chromosome 11, qqDerAnde1_hic_scaffold, whole genome shotgun sequence genome encodes:
- the LOC140213995 gene encoding facilitated trehalose transporter Tret1-2 homolog, whose product MPWNIAELAAENKVELTGPMLMTLSSTWAGSLCVGTTIGYTTAALTSLTSGTTDHKFDTEEHGVWFVTLLHVGATTGCVIAALVGQSMGRRFALLASALGYFAGYGIISVARNDYLVLFGRFLTGVATGMVSLCSPSFLAEITVPEQRGTAGGILQVCLTLGILYANVMGRYLNWDGLAFLSMAASIPLVATCQFAVESPRWLLLQGRKTEAIEVLGKLRGPAAKLESSLAMQ is encoded by the exons atgccctGGAACATCGCCGAGCTTGCGGCGGAGAACAAGGTCGAGCTCACGGGGCCCATGCTGATGACGCTCAGCAGCACCTGGGCCGGGTCGTTGTGCGTGGGCACCACCATTGGCTACACGACGGCGGCGTTGACCAGCCTGACCAGCGGCACCACCGATCACAAGTTCGACACCGAGGAACATGGCGTCTG GTTCGTGACGCTTCTGCACGtcggtgccacgacgggctgcgTCATCGCCGCCCTGGTGGGCCAGTCCATGGGGCGCCGCTTCGCGCTCCTCGCCAGCGCGCTGGGCTACTTCGCGGGCTACGGCATCATCTCGGTGGCGCGCAACGACTACCTGGTGCTCTTCGGCCGGTTCCTGACAGGCGTCGCCACTGGCATGGTGTCGCTCTGCTCGCCGTCCTTTTTAGCCGAGATCACGGTGCCTGAACAGCGCGGAACCGCA GGCGGTATCCTGCAGGTGTGCCTCACTCTCGGCATcctgtacgcgaacgtgatgggCCGCTACCTCAACTGGGATGGGCTCGCGTTCCTGAGCATGGCCGCGAGCATCCCTCTGGTCGCCACCTGCCAGTTTGCGGTGGAGTCTCCCCGTTGGCTCCTGCTGCAGGGTCGCAAGACCGAAGCCATCGAAGTGCTCGGCAAGCTGCGAGGACCAGCGGCCAAG CTGGAGTCAAGTCTCGCAATGCAATAA